From a single Tachypleus tridentatus isolate NWPU-2018 chromosome 6, ASM421037v1, whole genome shotgun sequence genomic region:
- the LOC143251579 gene encoding uncharacterized protein LOC143251579, translated as MNKYLLSGLLEPETKEFNFVERARKEELKPLFLDKTLEVPLDEGTGDEPAPGLSHLEKENTTVVSDDPPAKKSETENWLDYIICTGMAKEEVSNDKLAQNEMDRYDAEAGNTKIDPLVWWKERSMKKLTKSWKQQKTFKELRHLTSDVTKCESTEQYGVQCNVSGPGPFDRTSLCSTQNQLTDDQEKHGSIEKVADTLEDEKRRDSLRLKEKRKNIHVGLNKENHQPSSTKEISFKLTSEKLGVINNSSHENLLGESVAEDIILELARVEEEYFQANDSHVPGVKKSTTKQACLLQNLLVSGCTNNSYQKTTKQFGKSQRRKGENSEINVNLKHR; from the exons ATGAACAAATATTTACTGAGTGGCCTTCTGGAACCTGAAACAAAGGAATTTAATTTTGTTGAAAGAGCCAGAAAAGAAGAACTAAAACCTCTGTTTCTTGACAAAACACTTGAGGTGCCACTTGATGAAGGTACAGGTGATGAACCTGCCCCAGGTTTGTCCCacttagaaaaagaaaatactaCTGTTGTATCTGATGATCCACCTGCCAAGAAGAGTGAGACAGAGAACTGGTTGGATTACATTATCTGCACTGGAATGGCTAAAGAAGAAGTGTCAAATGATAAACTTGCTCAAAATGAGATGGATAGATATGATGCAGAAGCAGGTAATACAAAAATAGATCCTCTAGTGTGGTGGAAGGAACGTTCT ATGAAAAAGTTGACAAAATCTTGGaagcaacaaaaaacatttaaagaactaAGACACTTGACTTCAGATGTTACGAAATGTGAAAGCACTGAACAATATGGAGTGCAGTGTAATGTGTCAGGTCCTGGTCCTTTTGACAGAACTTCACTGTGCAGCACACaaaatcagctgactgatgatcaagAAAAACATGGAAGTATTGAGAAGGTTGCTGATACTCTTGAGGATGAGAAACGGAGAGATTCTCTCAG GcttaaagagaaaagaaaaaacattcatgTAGGTTTGAACAAAGAAAACCATCAACCTTCATCAACAAAG GAGATAAGTTTTAAGTTGACAAGTGAAAAGCTAGGAGTCATAAACAACAGCAGTCATGAAAATTTGCTTGGAGAATCAGTTGCTGAAGATATAATTTTGGAGCTAGCAAGAGTTGAAGAGGAATATTTTCAAGCAAACGACTCACATGTACCAGGAGTAAAAAAGAGTACAACAAAACAAGCATGCTTGTTGCAAAATTTGCTAGTAAGTGGTTGTACAAACAATTCATACCAAAAAACTACCAAGCAATTTGGAAAGTCACAAAGAAGAAAAGGtgaaaatagtgaaataaatgttaatttaaaacacaGATGA